Proteins encoded by one window of Anaeromyxobacter sp.:
- a CDS encoding L-erythro-3,5-diaminohexanoate dehydrogenase: MDPYGLRRVVSPPGVLPQRADRLDPDLPLGEDELAIDVTALNVDAASFRQLEGKVGRDPAALAAEITRLVASCGKLHNPVTGSGGMLIGRVAEVGPRHPAAGALLPGTRVATLVSLTLTPLRLDAITAVRPETDRVECSGRAILFASGLWARLPEDLPETLALAALDVCGAPALVLRHLRPGMRVLVLGAGKSGTLVALAAREVLAGRGWVVAADRSRAALDDLRRLGAVDDAVEVDATDAVGSMRRLEAAGPAFDLVVNCASVPGTELSSILAVRPGGTVILFSMATSFTAAALGAEGVGKDATLVIGNGFVPGHADLTLDLLRRHARLRTLFEGRYAPGHRSAP, from the coding sequence ATGGATCCCTACGGCCTCAGGCGCGTCGTCTCCCCACCCGGCGTGCTGCCCCAGCGGGCCGACCGGCTCGACCCCGACCTGCCCCTCGGCGAGGACGAGCTGGCCATCGACGTGACGGCCCTCAACGTGGACGCCGCCAGCTTCCGGCAGCTGGAGGGGAAGGTGGGGCGCGACCCGGCGGCGCTGGCCGCCGAGATCACCCGGCTGGTGGCCAGCTGCGGCAAGCTGCACAACCCGGTGACCGGCTCGGGCGGCATGCTCATCGGGCGGGTCGCCGAGGTGGGCCCGCGCCACCCGGCCGCCGGCGCCCTGCTGCCCGGCACCCGCGTCGCCACCCTGGTCTCGCTCACCCTGACGCCGCTCCGGCTGGACGCCATCACCGCGGTGCGCCCGGAGACCGACCGGGTGGAGTGCAGCGGGCGGGCCATCCTCTTCGCCTCCGGCCTGTGGGCAAGGCTGCCGGAGGACCTGCCCGAGACGCTGGCGCTGGCGGCGCTCGACGTGTGCGGCGCCCCCGCCCTGGTGCTGCGCCACCTCAGGCCGGGCATGCGGGTGCTGGTGCTGGGCGCCGGCAAGTCGGGCACCCTGGTGGCCTTGGCGGCCCGCGAGGTGCTGGCCGGGCGCGGCTGGGTGGTGGCGGCCGACCGCTCGCGCGCCGCCCTCGACGACCTGCGCCGCCTCGGCGCGGTGGACGACGCGGTGGAGGTGGACGCCACCGACGCGGTGGGGTCCATGCGCCGGCTGGAGGCGGCCGGCCCGGCCTTCGACCTGGTGGTGAACTGCGCCTCGGTGCCCGGCACCGAGCTCTCCTCCATCCTGGCGGTGCGGCCGGGCGGCACGGTCATCCTCTTCTCCATGGCCACCAGCTTCACCGCCGCGGCGCTGGGGGCCGAGGGGGTCGGCAAGGACGCCACCCTGGTGATCGGCAACGGCTTCGTGCCGGGCCACGCCGACCTGACGCTGGACCTGCTGCGCCGCCACGCCCGGCTGCGCACCCTCTTCGAGGGGCGGTACGCCCCCGGCCACAGGAGCGCGCCATGA
- a CDS encoding zinc-ribbon domain-containing protein has protein sequence MKFTCDSCGSAYMIPDDKVGPAGVKVRCKKCGNVVTVRRAEAPPVVAPPPVAPPPEVEGSPGPGLDDELGAAFDHAFGDPAPAPAPQPPAAEPAPAPAPPVTAATEWFVGIGDAQVGPLPVAEVKRRWEAGELGPDSLVWRAGMADWAPLTGVPELAAAVSPLPQPEPERLPTLPPVVAPVVAAAPVAPRVASAAHQPARALTPPAGVPAAPAPEVEWKPAGASALASLASEELAARDAATAPAAPRPSPGRSLVDELPDTGGVDPTGLLPLPIKGMEVTDERAVRRTSVARGAEAMRQQRSGRTALLAGVGLAVVVAGAGATWWFTAGGGAPQPPPAPPPAPPAVVQVQPPAPPIPAPSPVEPAPAGGQAAAGAAAPAPEAGAPAAAPALAAAPPAAAPEPVARAAAAPKAAPRPVRPPPAKAPAPRVAARAEAPPAQPATKPAAKKKDSVLDFDQGAEDDLAAALGGSGRTVYVPPKTGGAAVPERLSDAQITESVRLHVDALRRCAAEQQAREPGVKGTLKMAWTIQPDGVPKEVRCLTPDLAQSPFAGCITGVVRGIRFPRIGDARGQPVTFPFGF, from the coding sequence ATGAAATTCACGTGCGACAGCTGCGGTTCCGCCTACATGATCCCGGACGACAAGGTCGGTCCGGCCGGCGTGAAGGTGCGCTGCAAGAAGTGCGGCAACGTGGTCACCGTGCGGCGGGCCGAGGCGCCGCCGGTGGTGGCGCCGCCGCCCGTGGCCCCGCCCCCCGAGGTCGAGGGGTCGCCCGGGCCCGGGCTGGACGACGAGCTCGGCGCGGCCTTCGATCACGCCTTCGGCGATCCCGCGCCGGCCCCGGCGCCCCAGCCGCCCGCGGCGGAGCCCGCGCCGGCCCCGGCGCCCCCGGTCACCGCGGCCACCGAGTGGTTCGTCGGCATCGGCGACGCCCAGGTCGGCCCGCTCCCCGTCGCCGAGGTGAAGCGGCGCTGGGAGGCCGGCGAGCTCGGCCCCGACTCGCTGGTGTGGCGCGCCGGCATGGCCGACTGGGCGCCGCTCACCGGCGTGCCCGAGCTGGCCGCCGCCGTGAGCCCGCTGCCGCAGCCCGAGCCCGAGCGCCTGCCGACGCTGCCGCCGGTGGTCGCGCCGGTGGTGGCCGCCGCGCCGGTGGCCCCGCGGGTGGCGTCTGCCGCCCACCAGCCGGCCCGCGCCCTGACCCCCCCGGCCGGCGTCCCGGCCGCGCCCGCCCCCGAGGTGGAGTGGAAGCCCGCCGGCGCCAGCGCCCTGGCGTCGCTGGCCTCCGAGGAGCTGGCGGCCCGCGACGCCGCCACCGCGCCCGCCGCGCCGCGCCCCAGCCCGGGGCGCTCGCTGGTGGACGAGCTGCCGGACACCGGCGGCGTGGACCCGACCGGCCTCCTGCCGCTGCCCATCAAGGGCATGGAGGTCACCGACGAGCGGGCCGTCCGCCGCACCTCGGTGGCCCGCGGCGCCGAGGCGATGCGCCAGCAGCGGAGCGGCCGCACCGCGCTCCTGGCCGGCGTCGGCCTGGCCGTGGTGGTGGCCGGAGCCGGCGCCACCTGGTGGTTCACCGCTGGCGGCGGCGCGCCCCAGCCGCCCCCCGCGCCGCCGCCCGCCCCGCCGGCGGTGGTCCAGGTCCAGCCGCCGGCCCCGCCCATCCCGGCCCCGTCCCCGGTGGAGCCCGCCCCCGCCGGCGGCCAGGCGGCCGCTGGCGCCGCGGCTCCGGCCCCGGAGGCCGGCGCACCCGCCGCCGCGCCCGCGCTCGCCGCGGCGCCCCCCGCCGCCGCGCCCGAGCCGGTGGCCAGGGCCGCCGCCGCGCCCAAGGCGGCGCCCAGGCCGGTGCGCCCGCCGCCCGCCAAGGCGCCCGCCCCCAGGGTGGCCGCGCGCGCCGAGGCGCCGCCGGCCCAGCCCGCCACCAAGCCCGCCGCCAAGAAGAAGGACTCGGTCCTGGACTTCGACCAGGGCGCCGAGGACGACCTGGCGGCCGCGCTGGGCGGCTCCGGCCGGACCGTCTACGTTCCGCCCAAGACCGGCGGCGCGGCCGTGCCCGAGCGGCTCAGCGACGCCCAGATCACCGAGTCGGTGCGGCTGCACGTGGACGCCCTGCGCCGCTGCGCCGCCGAGCAGCAGGCCCGTGAGCCGGGCGTGAAGGGCACGCTCAAGATGGCCTGGACCATCCAGCCGGACGGCGTGCCCAAGGAGGTGCGCTGCCTCACGCCGGACCTGGCGCAGAGCCCGTTCGCCGGCTGCATCACCGGCGTGGTGCGCGGCATCCGCTTCCCCCGCATCGGCGACGCCCGCGGGCAGCCGGTCACCTTCCCGTTCGGCTTCTAG
- a CDS encoding DUF2203 domain-containing protein gives MPGIQDQDDGPRFFTVEEANDLVGALQLEFGRVAQVRSELQPLIESMGGAEVAVAILQDGRAAPPGREADALRLQRLAGEITAAVERINEMGCLVKDLEQGLVDFYSTVDDEPVFLCWQFGEPAVIHWHPLDAGFSARQPLEGVTFEPPPFAN, from the coding sequence ATGCCAGGGATTCAGGACCAGGACGACGGCCCGCGGTTCTTCACCGTGGAGGAGGCCAACGACCTCGTGGGGGCCCTGCAGCTGGAGTTCGGGCGGGTGGCCCAGGTGCGCTCCGAGCTGCAGCCGCTCATCGAGTCCATGGGCGGCGCCGAGGTGGCGGTGGCCATCCTGCAGGACGGCCGGGCCGCGCCGCCCGGGCGCGAGGCCGACGCCTTGCGGCTGCAGCGGCTGGCCGGCGAGATCACCGCCGCGGTGGAGCGCATCAACGAGATGGGCTGCCTGGTGAAGGACCTGGAGCAGGGGCTGGTGGACTTCTACTCCACCGTGGACGACGAGCCGGTCTTCCTGTGCTGGCAGTTCGGCGAGCCGGCCGTGATCCACTGGCACCCGCTCGACGCCGGGTTCTCGGCGCGCCAGCCGCTCGAGGGCGTCACCTTCGAGCCGCCGCCGTTCGCCAATTAG
- the ffh gene encoding signal recognition particle protein has protein sequence MLETVAKGFKAARNKLKGRTEITSEVVDEALRDIRVSLLEADVAFEVVKRFVARVREKAVGEVVETKVKTAKGKVKVSPQDHFIKICHDELEGLMGPVDTSLTWAERGPTGIMMVGLQGSGKTTTAGKLANKLKKDGKRPMLVAADIYRPAAVEQLKVLGAQLGVPVFHQAGVQPPELCRLALAAAAHEKANVLIYDTAGRLAIDDTLMTELEQIKANVAPHNVLLVVDAMIGQDAVRTAAEFDRRLALDGFILTKLDGDARGGAALSIKEVTGKPIKFLGMGETLDRLEEFRPEGLASRILGFGDVVGLMKDFEQHVDAEKAEADAEKILSGEFTLQDFVEQIQLVRKMGPLGELMEKFPLFGDLPEGFQFDDQALHKIVAMVGSMTRAEKLRPDSITDPRIKRIAKGSGRSEKEVRDLLKQYHAMKSVMKSMGSASGLLSRLPGMKNLMNLRKLQGKGMEDVLGADAAAMEQAMGGGMDQAAMARMAGLPKGYTPPMASGAMARARLMGYAPEPVAVTESSKDRDARNKKRKAERQSRKKNRKKNKR, from the coding sequence GTGCTCGAGACGGTCGCCAAGGGCTTCAAGGCTGCCCGCAACAAGCTGAAGGGTCGCACCGAGATCACCAGCGAGGTGGTCGACGAGGCGCTGCGGGACATCCGCGTGTCGCTGCTGGAGGCCGACGTGGCCTTCGAGGTGGTGAAGCGCTTCGTGGCCCGGGTGCGCGAGAAGGCCGTCGGCGAGGTGGTCGAGACCAAGGTCAAGACCGCCAAGGGCAAGGTCAAGGTCTCGCCGCAGGACCACTTCATCAAGATCTGCCACGACGAGCTCGAGGGGCTGATGGGGCCCGTCGACACCTCGCTCACCTGGGCCGAGCGCGGCCCCACCGGCATCATGATGGTGGGCCTGCAGGGCTCCGGCAAGACCACCACCGCCGGCAAGCTGGCCAACAAGCTGAAGAAGGACGGCAAGCGGCCCATGCTGGTGGCGGCCGACATCTACCGCCCGGCCGCCGTGGAGCAGCTCAAGGTGCTGGGCGCCCAGCTGGGCGTGCCGGTCTTCCACCAGGCCGGGGTCCAGCCGCCCGAGCTGTGCCGGCTGGCGCTGGCGGCGGCGGCCCACGAGAAGGCCAACGTCCTCATCTACGACACGGCCGGCCGCCTCGCCATCGACGACACGTTGATGACCGAGCTGGAGCAGATCAAGGCCAACGTCGCCCCGCACAACGTCCTGCTGGTGGTCGACGCCATGATCGGCCAGGACGCGGTGCGCACCGCGGCCGAGTTCGACCGGCGCCTGGCGCTGGACGGCTTCATCCTCACCAAGCTGGACGGCGACGCCCGCGGCGGCGCGGCCCTCTCCATCAAGGAGGTGACCGGCAAGCCCATCAAGTTCCTCGGCATGGGCGAGACGCTGGACCGCCTCGAGGAGTTCCGGCCCGAGGGCCTGGCCTCCCGCATCCTCGGGTTCGGCGACGTGGTCGGCCTGATGAAGGACTTCGAGCAGCACGTCGACGCCGAGAAGGCGGAGGCGGACGCCGAGAAGATCCTCTCGGGCGAGTTCACGCTGCAGGACTTCGTCGAGCAGATCCAGCTGGTCCGCAAGATGGGGCCGCTGGGCGAGCTGATGGAGAAGTTCCCGCTCTTCGGCGACCTGCCGGAGGGCTTCCAGTTCGACGACCAGGCCCTGCACAAGATCGTGGCCATGGTCGGCTCGATGACCCGGGCCGAGAAGCTGCGCCCGGACTCCATCACCGACCCGCGCATCAAGCGCATCGCCAAGGGCTCGGGCCGCAGCGAGAAGGAGGTGCGCGACCTCCTCAAGCAGTACCACGCGATGAAGTCGGTGATGAAGTCGATGGGCTCGGCCTCGGGCCTGCTGTCCCGCCTCCCCGGCATGAAGAACCTGATGAACCTGCGCAAGCTGCAGGGCAAGGGGATGGAGGACGTGCTGGGCGCCGACGCCGCGGCCATGGAGCAGGCCATGGGCGGCGGCATGGACCAGGCCGCCATGGCCCGCATGGCGGGCCTGCCCAAGGGCTACACCCCACCCATGGCCTCCGGGGCCATGGCCCGCGCCCGCCTCATGGGCTACGCGCCCGAGCCGGTGGCGGTGACCGAGAGCAGCAAGGACCGCGACGCCCGCAACAAGAAGCGCAAGGCCGAGCGGCAGTCGCGCAAGAAGAACCGCAAGAAGAACAAGCGGTAG
- a CDS encoding M61 family metallopeptidase: MRYRLSFPAPQTHHLHVALELEQPGDGLELALPVWTPGSYLVREFARHLEQVEASDETGCPVPVVRLDKHRWRLDAGAAARVTVRYRVYANDLTVRTSHVDQSHAFLSPAGVFLAARGRETGPHRVEVALPPGWRVATALEGGPTHFTARDYDELVDSPLEIGEHEAASFQALGREHQVVVWGRGNHDLARLVRDVQRIVEAHGAFWGSLPYRRYVFVVHLTGKGRGGLEHLASSVLLVPRLGFGSRQGYEDVLGLVSHEFFHLWNVKRLRPAALTPYDYGREQYTRLLWWFEGATSYYEQLTLVRAGLLPPARHQEALGRLFTTLWRTPGAAKTSAEESSLLAWVKLYRPDENTANSTVSYYVKGELVALALDLALRRAGASLDEVLRQLYARHAQGGVPEDGVERVVAELVGAEAAALLFDQLVRGVGPLEPDLELVGLRLRRRPARGPDDKGGKPARPEDGPPHGWLGAELSSGPRLAVTSVREGSPAWLAGLTADDELLAEGGFRLDRAGLAERLEERGPAGALRLTLFRRDALHEVEVPLGAPPEDTAWLEPVEAPSQAQRAAFQAWCGQPFPSP, translated from the coding sequence ATGCGCTACCGGCTCTCCTTCCCCGCTCCCCAGACGCACCACCTCCACGTCGCGCTCGAGCTGGAGCAGCCGGGCGACGGGCTGGAGCTGGCCCTGCCGGTCTGGACCCCTGGCAGCTACCTGGTCCGCGAGTTCGCCCGCCACCTCGAGCAGGTGGAGGCCAGCGACGAGACCGGCTGCCCGGTGCCGGTGGTGCGGCTCGACAAGCACCGCTGGCGGCTCGACGCCGGGGCCGCGGCGCGGGTGACCGTGCGCTACCGCGTCTACGCCAACGACCTGACCGTGCGCACCAGCCACGTGGACCAGAGCCACGCCTTCCTCTCGCCGGCCGGGGTCTTCCTGGCGGCGCGCGGGCGCGAGACCGGCCCGCACCGGGTGGAGGTGGCGCTGCCGCCCGGCTGGCGGGTGGCCACCGCCCTGGAGGGCGGCCCCACCCACTTCACCGCGCGTGACTACGACGAGCTGGTGGACTCGCCGCTGGAGATCGGCGAGCACGAGGCGGCCAGCTTCCAGGCGCTGGGGCGCGAGCACCAGGTGGTGGTGTGGGGGCGCGGCAACCACGACCTGGCGCGGCTGGTGCGCGACGTCCAGCGCATCGTGGAGGCCCACGGCGCCTTCTGGGGCAGCCTGCCCTACCGGCGCTACGTCTTCGTGGTGCACCTCACCGGCAAGGGGCGGGGCGGCCTGGAGCACCTGGCCTCCAGCGTGCTGCTGGTGCCGCGGCTGGGCTTCGGCTCCCGCCAGGGCTACGAGGACGTGCTCGGCCTGGTCTCCCACGAGTTCTTCCACCTGTGGAACGTCAAGCGGCTGCGCCCGGCGGCGCTGACGCCCTACGACTACGGGCGCGAGCAGTACACCCGGCTGCTCTGGTGGTTCGAGGGGGCCACCAGCTACTACGAGCAGCTCACCCTGGTGCGCGCCGGGCTGCTGCCGCCGGCCCGCCACCAGGAGGCGCTGGGGCGGCTCTTCACCACGCTGTGGCGCACCCCCGGGGCCGCCAAGACCTCGGCGGAGGAGTCCAGCCTGCTCGCCTGGGTGAAGCTCTACCGGCCCGACGAGAACACCGCCAACAGCACGGTCAGCTACTACGTGAAGGGCGAGCTGGTGGCGCTGGCGCTGGACCTGGCGCTGCGGCGGGCCGGGGCCTCGCTCGACGAGGTGCTGCGGCAGCTCTACGCCCGCCACGCCCAGGGTGGGGTGCCCGAGGACGGGGTGGAGCGGGTGGTGGCCGAGCTGGTGGGCGCCGAGGCGGCGGCGCTCCTCTTCGACCAGCTGGTGCGAGGCGTGGGGCCGCTGGAGCCCGACCTCGAGCTGGTGGGCCTGCGGCTGCGCCGCCGGCCGGCCCGCGGCCCCGACGACAAGGGCGGCAAGCCGGCCAGGCCCGAGGACGGCCCGCCCCACGGCTGGCTGGGGGCCGAGCTCAGCAGCGGGCCGCGGCTCGCCGTGACCTCGGTGCGCGAGGGCAGCCCGGCCTGGCTGGCCGGCCTCACCGCCGACGACGAGCTGCTGGCCGAGGGCGGCTTCCGGCTCGATCGGGCCGGCCTGGCCGAGCGGCTGGAGGAGCGCGGCCCGGCCGGCGCGCTCAGGCTCACCCTGTTCCGGCGCGACGCCCTGCACGAGGTGGAGGTGCCGCTCGGGGCGCCGCCCGAGGACACCGCCTGGCTGGAGCCGGTGGAGGCGCCCTCCCAGGCGCAGCGGGCCGCCTTCCAGGCCTGGTGCGGCCAGCCCTTTCCCAGCCCCTGA
- a CDS encoding TIGR04552 family protein, with protein sequence MGLADLEALRLLLRGGSVIDWRRLEFTSPAEVDAFLRLNLFDLEEARDERRLRMVLSQSVDYLRSAFGYRVADVVANPEDLRHLFLWASGVLEPRKLRRIACVVLKVMHVIHHLEARELLFRTPIREADLAERVHRRVMAEAERMRALGLPVVEFRGNVKTRESLVTKLLAKKESVAAQVFDRVRYRVVTERPEQIPPVVLHLTRHLFPFNYAVPGQVQNSLLRFGELLARHPRGAELAAELQLPLHAEKKDPAAPRNDFSADTFKVLNFVVDVPVRIDELLPPLDPMADELGSVVFSLVEFQVIDAETARRNEEGDASHERYKRRQQQQVLRRLSRGLVVPKKQKARKAKAKARVKAKAKG encoded by the coding sequence ATGGGGCTGGCCGACCTGGAGGCGCTGCGCCTGCTGCTGCGGGGCGGCTCGGTCATCGACTGGCGCCGCCTGGAGTTCACCTCGCCGGCCGAGGTGGACGCCTTCCTGCGGCTCAACCTCTTCGACCTGGAGGAGGCGCGCGACGAGCGGCGGCTGCGGATGGTGCTGTCGCAGTCGGTGGACTACCTGCGCAGCGCCTTCGGCTACCGGGTGGCCGACGTGGTGGCCAACCCCGAGGACCTGCGCCACCTCTTCCTGTGGGCCTCCGGCGTGCTGGAGCCCAGGAAGCTGCGCCGCATCGCCTGCGTGGTGCTCAAGGTGATGCACGTCATCCACCACCTGGAGGCGCGCGAGCTGCTCTTCCGCACGCCCATCCGCGAGGCCGACCTGGCCGAGCGGGTCCACCGGCGCGTCATGGCCGAGGCCGAGCGGATGCGCGCCCTGGGGCTGCCGGTGGTGGAGTTCCGCGGCAACGTCAAGACGCGCGAGTCGCTGGTCACCAAGCTGCTGGCCAAGAAGGAGTCGGTGGCGGCCCAGGTCTTCGACCGGGTGCGCTACCGGGTGGTCACCGAGCGGCCCGAGCAGATCCCGCCGGTGGTGCTGCACCTGACCCGCCACCTCTTCCCCTTCAACTACGCGGTGCCCGGCCAGGTGCAGAACAGCCTCTTGCGCTTCGGCGAGCTGCTGGCGCGCCACCCGCGCGGCGCCGAGCTGGCCGCCGAGCTGCAGCTGCCCCTGCACGCCGAGAAGAAGGACCCGGCCGCGCCGCGCAACGACTTCAGCGCCGACACCTTCAAGGTGCTCAACTTCGTGGTGGACGTGCCGGTGCGCATCGACGAGCTCTTGCCGCCGCTCGACCCCATGGCCGACGAGCTGGGCAGCGTGGTCTTCTCGCTGGTGGAGTTCCAGGTCATCGACGCCGAGACGGCCCGCCGCAACGAGGAGGGCGACGCCTCCCACGAGCGCTACAAGCGGCGCCAGCAGCAGCAGGTGCTGCGCCGGCTGTCGCGCGGGCTGGTGGTGCCGAAGAAGCAGAAGGCCCGCAAGGCCAAGGCCAAGGCCAGGGTGAAGGCGAAGGCCAAGGGGTAG